One window of the Labilibaculum sp. genome contains the following:
- a CDS encoding aldose epimerase family protein: MKLLNVLCIVIIPVMMSCQKPQKKELISETDFSCDYNGKKVELFTLTNKNGLVCQLTNLGARVVSLWVPDKNGNFADVAVGYGTGKDFIDKKEYFFGGTIGRYGNRIGQAKFSLDGIEYQLEANNGENHLHGGSNGFYRQIWDVNQIDKQTLEFSLHSTDMDGGYPGNVDVKVKYQFTDDNELKIEYFGTTDKLTVLNLTNHTYFNLKGAGEGTINDHQLMINADSYTPVDAGLIPTGEIASVKGTAFDFNNLTAIGERVDNDETQLTYGKGYDHNWVLNKSDEKLTLAAKVVEPSSGRILEVYTIEPGIQFYGGNFLDGVVGKGNKKYDFRTAFCLETQHFPDSPNQANFPDVTVEPGEEYYSICIYKFSSK; encoded by the coding sequence ATGAAACTATTAAATGTGTTATGTATTGTAATTATTCCTGTTATGATGAGTTGTCAGAAGCCGCAAAAAAAGGAATTGATTTCTGAAACAGATTTTTCTTGTGATTACAATGGAAAGAAGGTTGAACTTTTCACTTTAACGAATAAGAATGGTCTGGTTTGTCAGTTAACAAATTTAGGAGCCAGAGTTGTAAGTTTATGGGTGCCGGATAAAAACGGAAATTTTGCTGATGTTGCTGTTGGATATGGAACAGGAAAGGATTTTATAGATAAAAAAGAATATTTTTTTGGGGGAACAATAGGTCGTTATGGAAACCGAATTGGTCAGGCTAAATTCTCTCTGGATGGAATAGAATATCAGCTTGAAGCAAACAATGGAGAGAATCATTTGCATGGTGGATCAAATGGTTTTTACCGACAAATTTGGGATGTGAATCAAATTGATAAGCAAACTTTGGAGTTTAGCCTGCATTCAACTGATATGGATGGAGGATACCCTGGTAATGTTGATGTAAAAGTAAAATATCAGTTCACAGATGATAACGAATTAAAAATCGAATATTTTGGAACAACAGATAAGCTTACAGTTCTAAATCTTACCAATCATACTTATTTTAACCTTAAAGGAGCAGGAGAAGGAACAATTAACGATCATCAGTTAATGATCAATGCTGATTCTTATACTCCTGTGGATGCTGGTTTAATTCCAACTGGTGAAATTGCATCTGTTAAAGGGACAGCATTCGATTTTAACAATTTAACCGCTATTGGTGAACGGGTTGATAATGATGAAACGCAGTTAACCTATGGTAAAGGTTACGACCACAATTGGGTGTTGAATAAATCAGACGAAAAGCTGACTTTAGCGGCAAAAGTTGTTGAGCCGTCATCGGGAAGAATTCTTGAAGTTTATACCATTGAACCTGGAATTCAGTTTTACGGTGGTAATTTTTTAGATGGAGTTGTTGGTAAAGGGAATAAGAAATATGATTTCAGAACTGCATTCTGTTTGGAAACACAACATTTCCCAGATAGCCCAAATCAGGCAAACTTCCCTGATGTGACAGTTGAGCCTGGCGAAGAGTATTATTCAATTTGTATCTATAAATTTTCAAGTAAATAG
- a CDS encoding Xaa-Pro peptidase family protein — protein sequence MERIQKTLRLLEEQNIDALLVTSESNVTYLSGFTGDSSRLLIANQSCYLITDPRYTEQAKNECHKDITVFEWINDKRYNSLTYDFLIKSLFIQRIGFESNHITFQEYSEINGEKVPTQNLVEQIRIIKSKDEIENLRKASQISDKALENTLSSIKEGVMEIDIVAELEYNLKKCGADNLSFETMVLSGKRTSLLHGKPGKKRVGNGDLILFDFGALYNGYHADISRSFVLGQANDQQKEIYDCINNAGKLAINSIKDGVEGKEIAEMVRKQIPSKYLEYYYPGIGHGVGLDIHEPPFIRDDASFTFQSGMVITMEPGIYIPEWGGLRIEDSLLVTKDGCEPLNLFERNLIEL from the coding sequence ATGGAAAGAATACAAAAAACACTTCGGCTATTAGAAGAACAGAATATTGATGCTTTACTGGTTACCTCCGAATCAAATGTTACCTATTTATCGGGTTTCACAGGAGATTCATCACGCTTGCTCATAGCAAATCAATCTTGTTATCTGATAACTGACCCCAGATATACTGAACAGGCCAAAAATGAATGCCATAAGGATATAACTGTATTTGAGTGGATTAACGACAAGAGATACAATTCTTTAACTTATGATTTTCTCATTAAATCCTTATTCATTCAAAGAATTGGGTTTGAAAGCAATCATATCACATTTCAGGAATATTCTGAAATTAATGGTGAAAAAGTTCCTACTCAAAATTTAGTAGAACAGATTCGCATTATAAAATCCAAAGATGAAATTGAAAATCTGAGAAAAGCCAGCCAAATTTCCGATAAGGCACTTGAAAACACACTCTCTTCAATAAAAGAAGGAGTTATGGAAATTGATATCGTTGCTGAACTTGAATACAACCTTAAAAAGTGCGGCGCAGATAATCTTTCTTTTGAAACAATGGTTTTGTCAGGAAAAAGAACTTCCCTGTTACATGGGAAACCAGGTAAAAAACGTGTCGGAAATGGTGATTTAATCCTGTTCGATTTTGGAGCTTTATACAATGGCTATCATGCAGATATAAGCCGAAGTTTTGTTCTGGGACAAGCAAACGATCAGCAAAAAGAAATTTACGATTGTATAAATAATGCCGGCAAACTAGCCATCAATTCAATAAAAGACGGAGTTGAGGGAAAAGAAATTGCTGAGATGGTCCGAAAACAAATACCCTCTAAATATTTAGAATATTATTATCCGGGAATTGGTCATGGAGTTGGATTAGACATACATGAACCCCCTTTTATCAGAGACGATGCATCATTTACATTTCAATCGGGCATGGTGATCACAATGGAACCTGGAATCTATATCCCCGAATGGGGTGGCTTGCGTATCGAAGACTCTCTATTGGTAACAAAGGATGGATGCGAACCTCTCAATTTATTCGAACGAAATTTAATTGAATTGTGA
- a CDS encoding two-component regulator propeller domain-containing protein gives MNRMILIVFAFVCSTLGNLAQADNDFLKFVHYTNVDGLPSSYVKSITQDQDGFIWAATRSSVCRFDGNKFENFQCVDDGKYSDIQSDKVFVLCDTILVCRTIKGKFYQFDFNNEYFKSYEPLNEIKGLEIIVPTEGGAWLCVQQQLKYFDGERGQCINLEDKIKFAVLPKDTKIVDVREKNNKIVALTENSIIYVIDLDKRFVKGIDLPPEAKGESFLGFFLDSSNKIWLATSNTGICRINIENGQYIHFSEEQKGSRHILHNMVHCLAEDSIGRVWMGTENGLCVWSPATEKFIYQQFDLTNPDGINTNPIYNAFKDSSGNIWFGSYFGGINLWCSNSRFFKKWKAGTGKRDLSGNVVSCLVEDQKGDLWIGLEDMGLNKMNISTGEITEFQSCAEGNGLNFNNLHCLIFESPERLWIGTYTHGINILNTKTGRFEYITTKNHPLLPSDNIYHFLKKGNLIYISTSSGIAVFNTISKSISPFFKDILEGVQIEYMCDAGEYIWLSSFTGVYRYKVQDQTLSKFDKIPFMKGINFVKIDSKRRVWIGDSYEALCYYYEANDKVVRFNKDNGFPVSWIFGLEEEENGDFWASSDKGLVKFNPETKKYILFDLDSGIPFEQFNYRASYKDSRGNIYFGGNNGMVSFYESGEEVKSKPLDVVFTEMQLFNKVVVPGVNSPLKKSLNRSSEINLKYKENVFTIGYTALNYENQGKCQYAYYLENFDKSWNYVGNRGFATYTNLSPGNYTLHVKASTDKSEWGDHQRSINIHIKPPFYLSIWGYLIYFFIVCLIFIGIYLVGSRIQKSKAIANLERREKEYAVELNQAKLEFFTNISHEFRTPLSLIIGPLSNMIENENISFSVKQKFIGIEKNVKRLLRLVNELLDFRKVERGKETLQVSKNSINTLLQDLKESFSTTAEMKGVDLILETEGSDSEVWFDYSKMEKVLVNLLSNAFNFTDKGDSIRLTGKVQNEICLDKELKQTLVLSVLDTGHGIESDKLDKIFDRYFQAEDKDKVYSGSGIGLAFVKGLVNLHKGSIVVESKLQEGTKFTISLPVSKSDYSDDELTDCCGRKSILEDIEMEKDHKSYALADKSEQIKNSPSILVIDDNLELLEFIRESLQEEYNVTTASRGEEGLARIAECSPELIISDVMMPGIDGLELTKRIKTNIETSHIPVILLTAKGGTNNEYIGLKTGADLFIEKPFYPQILSQNICNILNTRRNVIERFKKDAFIAPADITHSESDREFVQSLTSLIIENLDQSSMDVSFITKKMGISRSLLHIKLKRITDCSATEFVRTVRLREAVKLISDGKCNISEAAYRTGFSNPAYFSRRFKEFFGKSPRDYFEI, from the coding sequence ATGAATAGAATGATTTTAATTGTTTTTGCTTTCGTTTGCTCAACTTTGGGAAATTTAGCTCAAGCGGATAATGATTTCTTAAAATTTGTTCATTATACAAATGTGGATGGATTGCCATCATCATATGTGAAGAGTATAACACAAGATCAGGATGGTTTTATCTGGGCGGCAACAAGAAGTTCTGTATGTCGGTTTGATGGAAATAAATTTGAGAATTTCCAATGTGTTGATGATGGTAAGTATTCCGATATACAGAGTGATAAAGTTTTTGTATTGTGTGATACAATTTTAGTGTGTAGAACAATTAAAGGAAAGTTTTATCAATTTGATTTTAACAATGAATATTTTAAGTCCTATGAACCATTAAATGAAATAAAGGGGCTGGAGATTATTGTTCCAACTGAAGGAGGTGCATGGTTATGTGTTCAGCAGCAATTAAAATATTTTGACGGTGAAAGAGGTCAATGTATAAATCTGGAAGATAAAATTAAATTTGCGGTCTTACCTAAGGATACGAAAATTGTTGATGTTAGGGAAAAAAACAATAAAATTGTTGCTTTAACAGAGAATTCGATCATATATGTTATTGATCTGGATAAGAGATTTGTGAAGGGGATAGACTTGCCCCCAGAGGCGAAAGGAGAATCCTTTTTGGGATTTTTTTTAGATAGCAGCAATAAGATCTGGCTGGCAACCTCTAATACCGGTATTTGCCGGATTAATATTGAGAATGGGCAGTACATTCATTTTTCAGAAGAACAAAAAGGTTCGCGCCATATATTGCACAATATGGTGCATTGTTTGGCTGAAGATTCTATTGGAAGGGTTTGGATGGGGACCGAAAACGGATTGTGTGTATGGTCACCAGCCACAGAGAAATTTATCTATCAACAATTTGATTTGACCAATCCTGATGGAATCAATACCAATCCGATATACAATGCTTTTAAGGACAGTAGTGGAAATATTTGGTTTGGATCCTATTTTGGGGGGATAAATTTATGGTGTTCTAATTCAAGGTTTTTTAAGAAATGGAAGGCCGGAACCGGTAAAAGAGATTTATCAGGTAATGTAGTTAGTTGTTTGGTTGAAGATCAGAAAGGAGATTTGTGGATTGGTCTTGAAGATATGGGGCTGAATAAAATGAATATTTCAACTGGAGAGATAACGGAATTCCAAAGTTGTGCAGAAGGAAATGGCTTGAATTTTAATAATCTGCATTGTCTGATTTTTGAATCCCCCGAAAGATTATGGATTGGAACCTATACCCATGGGATTAATATTTTAAATACTAAAACAGGTCGGTTTGAATACATAACAACAAAAAATCACCCATTATTACCCTCCGATAATATTTATCATTTTTTGAAAAAGGGAAATCTGATCTATATCTCAACAAGCAGTGGTATTGCTGTTTTTAATACAATAAGCAAGTCGATATCTCCTTTTTTTAAGGATATACTTGAAGGGGTACAAATCGAATATATGTGTGATGCCGGTGAATACATCTGGCTTTCATCATTTACGGGTGTGTATCGTTACAAGGTGCAGGACCAAACGCTGTCAAAGTTTGATAAGATTCCTTTTATGAAAGGAATAAATTTTGTGAAAATAGATTCAAAAAGACGGGTTTGGATTGGCGATTCTTATGAGGCACTTTGTTATTACTATGAAGCGAATGATAAAGTGGTTCGATTCAATAAAGATAACGGGTTTCCTGTTTCGTGGATTTTTGGTTTGGAAGAAGAAGAAAATGGTGATTTTTGGGCCAGTAGTGATAAGGGCTTGGTTAAATTTAATCCTGAAACAAAGAAATATATTTTATTTGATCTTGATTCAGGCATCCCTTTTGAACAATTCAATTACAGAGCTTCGTATAAGGATAGTCGGGGAAATATATATTTTGGTGGAAATAATGGGATGGTTTCATTTTATGAATCGGGAGAAGAAGTTAAATCTAAACCTCTGGATGTAGTGTTTACCGAAATGCAGCTATTCAATAAGGTTGTGGTTCCTGGTGTTAATTCACCACTTAAAAAATCACTGAACAGATCATCTGAAATCAACTTAAAATATAAAGAAAATGTTTTTACGATAGGTTATACTGCACTAAACTATGAAAATCAAGGTAAGTGTCAGTATGCTTATTACCTTGAGAATTTCGATAAATCATGGAATTACGTTGGAAATAGGGGGTTTGCTACCTATACCAATCTTAGTCCGGGAAATTATACTCTTCATGTTAAGGCTTCTACCGATAAATCGGAATGGGGCGATCATCAACGATCAATTAATATTCATATTAAACCGCCATTTTATCTGTCGATATGGGGTTATCTAATTTACTTTTTTATTGTTTGTCTCATATTTATAGGTATTTATCTTGTTGGTTCGCGAATTCAAAAATCTAAGGCTATTGCTAATTTAGAAAGACGCGAGAAAGAATATGCTGTGGAATTGAATCAGGCAAAACTTGAATTTTTTACAAATATTTCACATGAATTCAGAACTCCTTTATCACTAATTATTGGTCCTCTTTCAAATATGATTGAAAATGAGAATATTAGTTTTTCGGTAAAACAGAAATTTATAGGAATTGAAAAAAATGTAAAAAGATTATTGCGGCTTGTAAATGAACTGCTTGATTTTAGAAAGGTAGAGCGGGGAAAAGAAACATTGCAGGTTAGCAAAAACAGTATTAATACTCTTTTACAAGATTTGAAGGAATCATTTTCGACTACAGCTGAAATGAAAGGTGTTGATCTTATCCTTGAGACAGAAGGTTCTGATTCTGAAGTGTGGTTTGATTATTCTAAAATGGAAAAGGTGCTTGTTAATTTATTATCCAATGCTTTCAACTTTACAGACAAGGGCGATTCAATCAGACTGACCGGAAAAGTACAAAACGAAATTTGTTTAGATAAAGAATTGAAACAGACTCTTGTTTTGTCGGTTCTGGATACGGGACATGGGATAGAATCCGATAAGCTGGATAAAATTTTTGACAGGTATTTCCAAGCAGAAGATAAAGACAAAGTTTATTCGGGATCTGGAATTGGCCTGGCATTTGTAAAGGGATTGGTCAATCTTCATAAAGGAAGCATAGTTGTAGAAAGTAAACTTCAGGAGGGAACTAAATTTACAATTTCATTACCCGTATCCAAGTCGGATTACTCTGATGATGAATTGACAGACTGTTGTGGCAGGAAAAGTATTCTTGAGGATATTGAAATGGAAAAAGATCATAAGAGCTATGCTTTGGCAGATAAATCGGAACAAATAAAAAATTCGCCGTCCATTTTGGTCATTGATGATAACCTGGAATTACTTGAATTTATTCGTGAAAGTCTTCAGGAAGAGTATAATGTAACAACGGCTTCAAGAGGTGAAGAGGGGTTGGCCCGAATTGCTGAATGTTCTCCCGAACTTATTATTAGTGATGTTATGATGCCCGGAATTGACGGTTTGGAGCTAACGAAAAGGATAAAAACAAATATTGAAACATCGCATATTCCTGTTATTCTTTTAACAGCAAAAGGAGGAACGAATAATGAATACATCGGCCTAAAAACAGGGGCCGATTTATTTATTGAGAAACCTTTTTACCCACAGATATTAAGTCAGAATATTTGTAATATCCTAAATACCAGAAGGAATGTTATTGAGCGATTTAAGAAAGATGCTTTTATTGCACCTGCTGACATAACACATTCTGAATCGGATCGTGAGTTTGTTCAGAGTCTCACATCTCTTATTATTGAAAATTTGGATCAATCATCAATGGATGTTTCTTTTATCACAAAGAAAATGGGGATTAGCAGATCTCTTTTGCATATTAAATTGAAAAGAATAACGGATTGTTCGGCAACTGAATTTGTTCGTACTGTCCGGTTAAGAGAGGCTGTGAAATTAATTTCTGATGGGAAATGTAATATCTCCGAGGCAGCTTATCGAACAGGATTTTCCAATCCAGCCTATTTTAGCCGGAGATTTAAAGAATTTTTCGGGAAATCTCCACGTGATTATTTTGAGATTTAG
- a CDS encoding SusC/RagA family TonB-linked outer membrane protein: MRKKLEQKSRSNLKHYQLMFLLFLSVVFCSSTIGLAQEKVEGIVLDEIGSPLPGVTVLIKSTTIGTITNSEGYFNLDAKVGDIVSISFIGYKTYDINVVKEMPMQEVRLEADFIGLEEVVAIGYGTQRKGDVTSAITSVKSEDFIVGKIGDAAELVKGKIAGLSITKSSGDPNATSSIMLRGITTIKGSVQPLVLVDGIEGSLTTVAPENIASIDVLKDASAAAIYGTRGANGVIIISTKSGKRDSQATATYSAYVSLSEWYKTLDFMDTNDIIYGRTNFEYGGYDTDWLEAVSRKAGYTQNHSLSLTGGTKSSTYAASITFSDEEGIMRKSDSNDIKAQLDFSQYAMNDMLKFNINVLYTTHKNTNNNNNYVYRQALIRNPSSPVYNEDGTYFEEFSRFQYFNPVAIQNEMIGDTRTKYARVTGNITFEPIKGWKTNLMLSKKERETTGETYYTSQYYTQATGGIKGSASKSSGNDVSDNLELTTGYDFSIEKSRISAIVGYSYLYNVHDGFSASNSNFPSESYLYNNLGQGTYLSDEDHVAGMSSDKNDNKLVGFFGRATYGYDNRFNAMVSFRREGSSKFGENNKWGNFPAASLGWTISNENFMESVWWLTNLKLRTGYGVTGVIPNESYMSLTTFDYDAYGKHLSIDGKWTPSLKVAQNPNPDLKWEKTSEWNIGLDWAVLDSRLSGAIDVYTKKTVDLLYDYAVPVPPNMYDNTTANVGQMRNNGIEVMVNAIPVKTSEFEWNSTLTLSHNENKLLSLSNDLYETDNFSEVGGVGDPISVATHAMEIGHRLGDFWGLRSVGVSKDGVVLVQVKNDDDTWSVKEFDTKYNEEKNRQRLGNGLPQIYAGWSNTFRYKGFDLNLQFTGQFGYQILNSQRSFYENNSIAYNRLKSAANLYGAVDAAGVAVINPETGSQLQVGLANSMSQGVWSDHIENGDFVKLSNVTLGYTIPLSAKAKSYVNDFRVYVSGQNLFCITGYSGLDPEVDNNFLAPGIDGRDKYPTVRSYTIGLSVNF, translated from the coding sequence ATGAGAAAAAAACTAGAACAAAAGAGTAGAAGTAATTTAAAACATTATCAGTTGATGTTTTTATTATTTCTAAGTGTTGTGTTTTGTTCCTCAACTATTGGCTTAGCCCAGGAAAAAGTTGAAGGAATTGTTTTAGATGAAATAGGTTCTCCTTTACCTGGAGTTACTGTTCTTATTAAAAGTACAACAATTGGTACCATTACTAACTCTGAAGGATATTTTAATCTTGATGCAAAAGTGGGTGATATTGTAAGTATATCTTTTATTGGATATAAAACTTATGATATTAATGTAGTAAAAGAAATGCCAATGCAAGAAGTACGCTTGGAAGCTGATTTTATTGGTTTGGAAGAGGTTGTGGCAATTGGTTATGGAACCCAGCGAAAAGGAGATGTAACTAGTGCTATAACCAGCGTAAAATCAGAAGATTTTATTGTTGGTAAAATTGGTGATGCCGCCGAACTTGTAAAAGGAAAAATTGCCGGTTTGAGCATTACTAAATCTTCAGGTGATCCGAATGCTACATCAAGCATAATGCTTCGTGGTATTACTACGATTAAAGGTAGTGTTCAACCACTTGTATTGGTTGATGGAATTGAGGGATCGTTAACTACGGTAGCACCCGAAAATATTGCTTCAATCGACGTTTTAAAAGATGCATCGGCTGCAGCTATTTATGGAACGCGTGGTGCCAATGGGGTAATTATTATTAGCACGAAATCGGGTAAACGCGATTCTCAGGCAACTGCGACTTATTCTGCTTATGTCTCATTATCAGAATGGTACAAGACTCTCGATTTTATGGACACTAATGATATTATTTATGGTCGCACTAATTTCGAATATGGAGGTTATGACACAGACTGGTTGGAGGCTGTTAGCAGAAAAGCAGGCTATACGCAAAATCATTCGCTGAGTTTGACAGGTGGTACTAAATCTTCTACATACGCTGCTAGTATTACGTTTTCGGATGAAGAAGGGATCATGCGTAAGAGTGATAGTAATGACATTAAAGCCCAGCTGGATTTTAGTCAATATGCGATGAATGACATGCTGAAGTTCAATATTAATGTACTTTACACGACTCATAAGAACACAAATAATAACAATAATTACGTGTATCGTCAGGCTTTGATACGTAATCCTTCCTCACCTGTTTACAATGAAGATGGCACTTATTTTGAAGAATTTAGTCGTTTTCAATATTTTAATCCGGTTGCCATTCAAAATGAAATGATTGGAGATACCCGTACTAAATATGCGCGTGTAACCGGTAATATCACTTTTGAGCCGATTAAAGGCTGGAAAACCAATTTGATGTTGTCAAAAAAAGAAAGAGAAACAACTGGTGAAACATACTACACCAGCCAGTATTATACTCAGGCTACAGGTGGTATAAAAGGTTCTGCTTCAAAATCATCAGGTAATGATGTTAGTGATAATCTGGAACTTACTACCGGCTACGATTTTTCAATTGAAAAGAGTCGTATAAGTGCAATTGTGGGTTATAGCTATTTATATAACGTTCACGATGGATTTAGCGCATCAAACTCTAATTTTCCTTCAGAATCTTATTTGTATAATAATTTAGGACAAGGTACTTATCTGTCAGATGAAGATCATGTGGCAGGCATGTCTTCTGATAAGAATGACAATAAATTAGTTGGTTTTTTCGGACGTGCAACTTATGGTTATGACAATCGTTTTAATGCAATGGTAAGTTTTCGTCGTGAAGGTTCGTCAAAATTTGGTGAAAATAATAAATGGGGTAATTTCCCGGCAGCATCATTAGGATGGACAATTAGTAACGAAAATTTCATGGAATCCGTTTGGTGGTTAACTAATTTAAAACTACGCACGGGTTATGGAGTAACAGGTGTTATTCCAAATGAATCTTACATGTCTCTTACCACATTTGACTATGACGCATATGGTAAACATTTAAGTATAGATGGTAAGTGGACACCTTCATTGAAAGTAGCTCAAAATCCGAATCCCGATCTTAAATGGGAAAAAACCAGCGAATGGAATATAGGTTTAGACTGGGCTGTTCTTGATTCACGATTGAGTGGAGCTATTGATGTGTACACAAAGAAAACGGTTGATTTACTTTATGATTACGCTGTTCCTGTGCCTCCTAATATGTATGATAATACTACAGCTAACGTTGGTCAAATGCGTAATAATGGTATTGAGGTAATGGTGAATGCGATTCCTGTTAAGACAAGCGAATTTGAATGGAATTCCACCCTAACTCTTTCTCATAATGAGAATAAGCTCTTGAGTTTATCAAATGATTTGTACGAAACTGATAATTTTTCTGAAGTTGGAGGGGTTGGTGATCCAATTTCTGTAGCAACTCATGCAATGGAGATAGGTCATCGTCTGGGTGATTTCTGGGGATTAAGATCTGTTGGAGTAAGTAAGGACGGTGTTGTGCTGGTTCAAGTGAAGAATGATGATGACACTTGGAGTGTTAAGGAATTTGACACCAAATACAACGAAGAAAAAAACCGTCAGCGTTTGGGAAATGGTCTACCGCAAATTTATGCCGGATGGAGCAATACTTTCCGTTACAAAGGTTTCGACCTTAATCTTCAGTTTACCGGTCAGTTTGGATATCAGATTCTGAATTCTCAGCGTAGTTTTTATGAAAATAACTCTATAGCCTACAATCGTTTAAAGTCGGCGGCCAATTTGTATGGTGCAGTTGATGCTGCCGGTGTAGCGGTTATTAATCCCGAAACAGGTAGTCAGTTGCAGGTAGGCTTGGCCAATTCTATGTCGCAAGGTGTATGGAGCGATCATATTGAAAATGGTGATTTTGTAAAACTATCTAATGTAACTTTGGGTTATACCATTCCTCTTTCAGCTAAAGCGAAAAGTTATGTGAATGACTTCCGTGTTTATGTGTCGGGTCAAAACCTTTTCTGTATCACAGGTTATTCCGGTCTGGATCCGGAAGTTGATAACAATTTCTTAGCTCCAGGTATTGATGGTCGTGATAAGTATCCTACTGTACGTTCATACACAATTGGACTTTCTGTTAACTTTTAA